A genomic region of Barnesiella viscericola DSM 18177 contains the following coding sequences:
- a CDS encoding RagB/SusD family nutrient uptake outer membrane protein, giving the protein MKRTTYILSIFGALALSLSACSDFLNREPWDSVDTSEGFQTAEDAVAAVNAAYQPLQWAKLYNMRIWTLDIMAGNSVVGAGGGTDGIETVDLANFIATADNFAALDLWRGPSPGILRCNFVLQNVPDMDMDQSLKNRCLGEAYFLRAHYYFILVRLFGGVPYIITPQTSESNLLVERAPVSKIYELITSDLKNAIDLLPKKSEYSTTDLGRATREAAMAELIRVYMTYEPSNDKYEEVVRMCNEIGSMGYELASDYSDNFDPAKKNGVESIFEVQYYGKTNYDFWSNENQCSWTSTFMGPRNSDMAAGCYGWNQPTAEFVSQYEEGDLRKDKTIFYMGCPTFDGKQYSSSYSTTGYNVRKFLLTKAQSPDYNTSDADWVVTRYADILLLKAEALNELGRTVQAEDPLYEVRKRAGLTNRSDVEGLTQAQMREKIIHERRIELAFEGQRWFDLIRYKDNYALTFLHSIGKTSASSKHLLLPIPQQEIEANPKLTQNPGY; this is encoded by the coding sequence CGTGGGATTCGGTCGATACGTCGGAGGGGTTCCAAACCGCCGAAGATGCCGTGGCTGCTGTCAATGCGGCTTATCAGCCCCTGCAATGGGCCAAACTCTATAACATGCGCATCTGGACGCTCGACATCATGGCCGGCAACAGTGTAGTAGGAGCCGGTGGTGGTACCGATGGCATCGAGACGGTCGATTTGGCCAATTTCATCGCTACGGCCGACAACTTTGCCGCTCTGGATTTGTGGCGTGGCCCTTCGCCCGGTATTTTGCGTTGTAACTTCGTGTTGCAGAATGTACCCGACATGGATATGGACCAGAGCCTCAAAAACCGTTGCCTGGGCGAAGCCTACTTTTTGAGAGCCCACTACTATTTCATTTTGGTACGTCTTTTCGGCGGGGTACCCTACATCATCACTCCGCAGACTTCGGAGTCGAATCTGTTGGTCGAGCGTGCACCGGTCAGCAAGATTTACGAACTCATCACCTCGGACTTGAAAAATGCCATCGACCTTCTGCCCAAGAAGTCGGAGTACTCGACAACCGATTTGGGCCGGGCTACCCGCGAGGCCGCCATGGCCGAACTGATACGGGTATACATGACCTACGAGCCCAGCAACGACAAGTATGAAGAGGTGGTGCGCATGTGTAACGAAATCGGTTCGATGGGATATGAACTGGCCAGTGATTACTCCGACAATTTCGACCCCGCCAAGAAGAATGGAGTCGAGTCGATATTCGAGGTGCAGTATTATGGCAAGACCAACTATGACTTCTGGAGCAACGAGAACCAATGCTCCTGGACCAGTACCTTCATGGGACCCCGCAACTCCGACATGGCTGCCGGCTGTTATGGCTGGAATCAACCCACCGCCGAGTTTGTGAGCCAGTATGAGGAGGGCGACTTGCGCAAAGACAAGACCATCTTCTATATGGGTTGCCCCACCTTCGACGGCAAGCAATACAGTTCGTCCTATTCGACCACGGGATACAACGTGCGCAAATTCTTGCTCACCAAGGCTCAGTCGCCCGACTACAACACCAGCGATGCCGATTGGGTCGTAACCCGATATGCCGACATCTTGCTGTTGAAGGCCGAGGCTCTGAACGAACTGGGGCGTACCGTGCAGGCCGAAGACCCGCTGTATGAGGTGCGCAAACGTGCCGGCTTGACCAATCGCAGCGATGTCGAAGGGCTCACACAAGCCCAGATGCGCGAGAAGATCATACACGAGCGTCGCATCGAACTCGCCTTTGAGGGACAACGTTGGTTCGACCTGATTCGATACAAAGACAATTATGCGCTTACCTTCCTCCACTCGATAGGGAAGACTTCGGCCAGCTCCAAACACCTGTTGCTCCCGATTCCCCAACAAGAGATCGAGGCCAACCCCAAATTAACGCAAAACCCTGGTTATTAA